GCCATGCGATTCATCATGCGACGAGCGGTAACCTGAATAAACGGGGGACCGGCGATATATGGACGTTGACTGTAGAGGAATACACGGCATTATCTCCATTACGGCGCTGGGCGTACCGCTTTTACCGAAATCCGCTTGTCATGTTCGGACTGGGTCCGATTTATATTTTTCTGATCGATTACCGCTTTAATGCGAAGTCGGCGGGATACAAGGAACGCATCAACACGTACATCACAAACGCGGGAATCGCCGCCGCAGCGGCGGGATTATGTTTGGCTATCGGCTGGCAGTCGTTTTTGTTGGTGCACGGACCGATCTTTTTCATCTCCGGTGCGGCGGGGATATGGCTGTTTTATGTGCAGCACCAGTTCGAAGGTACCTATTACGAAAACGAAGAGGATTGGTGTTATGTGAAAGCGGCCCTGCAGGGAAGCTCCTTCTACAAGCTGCCCGGCATCCTGCGCTGGCTCACGGGAAATATCGGGTTTCATCATATTCATCATTTGAACCCGAGAGTGCCTAATTATTATTTGCCTCAGATTCACGAACAAAACCCGATGTTTCAGGATGTGCCGACCGTAACGCTGCTGTCCAGCTTGCGCTCCGTGCGCTTCAGGGTGTGGAACGGGCATCTTAAAAAATTCGTCGGTTTCCGAGATGTTGAGAAAAAATCATCGTGATCAGCAAAGTACCGATCCTGCGGGGGCGGTGCTTTTTTTTGTGCAGCCAAGCCGGCTTCGAATGCCTGGAATTGTGCGGGTAGAGGATTCACGAAAGGAATATGATTTCGGTTACAGCGGCAAACTATAGCGGTAATACCAGCTTATGACCGGAGGATTGATCGTCCGTGGGATTCGTTCTGTTTTTTGCTTTGACTTGGGCGACCGTGTTCGTGCTGTATTCCATGCGAAAAGGCTTAACCGCTGTGGAAAGCATTTTTATATTCCTGCTCGTCATGATCCTGAGCATCAACTTTTCGTGGATCGTGATCGAAGAGCTTTATTACGTCCAAACATCGGGAGATCCCCTGAAGTACGCCGCTTTTATGCTGGAAAGAAGCGTGCTGATCCCGATCGTTTTTACGATTA
The window above is part of the Paenibacillus hamazuiensis genome. Proteins encoded here:
- a CDS encoding fatty acid desaturase, with the protein product MMHEDHGGWRKATAPYERPRLSHSVWQLINTLGPFFILWYGAYVCLSVSVWLTLALDVVAAGFLIRIFIIFHDCCHRSFFRSRKANAIVGTITGILTCCPYSQWRSSHAIHHATSGNLNKRGTGDIWTLTVEEYTALSPLRRWAYRFYRNPLVMFGLGPIYIFLIDYRFNAKSAGYKERINTYITNAGIAAAAAGLCLAIGWQSFLLVHGPIFFISGAAGIWLFYVQHQFEGTYYENEEDWCYVKAALQGSSFYKLPGILRWLTGNIGFHHIHHLNPRVPNYYLPQIHEQNPMFQDVPTVTLLSSLRSVRFRVWNGHLKKFVGFRDVEKKSS